A single window of Anopheles moucheti chromosome 2, idAnoMoucSN_F20_07, whole genome shotgun sequence DNA harbors:
- the LOC128299389 gene encoding centrosomal protein of 120 kDa-like, with protein sequence MEQPHTLHPLDDQQELVIFLQILNGIHFQQEKQGRKIALVASLNSQVFETVSRRPVTPGSGTAAFNAKLVWQCDRYSLKLMKTKNSPIKLDCFEVQPTGARCLIGSVVIPLRSVPVVTQARIKSLQPRWYRLIGIEHERWRRMKPEINLLVMVTNYQYMNQCSIRDDVSTPEMSGDEESKISALNPARFPSNVRLLEERGLLQVGCYDKADELFVFEIELKCAQHLEQLCPGNDSFCLLYELFGEHHVSTAERVKTGSAVFNIKAKIRINLRTSLEALADYLDSGFKIMFSVLLNCGQIPNKPDRIKSAKAIGKATVDFVGFLKSNHLEDFMAIYAANNKTLDMVRNVPILTDNTNHQMEDKPHEKMIIPSLKYKLSLRYLGNDRPILEDAMEMQTGTTGTVNLTPQFEEKQHTAEHDASKAQSSVEAIMKQVSKEAEHSAAICQPSTPQSPREKCVEEQKKVNIETILMTTEQDLRDIRRTFAFLVRVGTVKFTSSPSPGMWQLALQHPKADTPFTKITLELLPDNAVHEDRIEFGDVTLELLFSTLPDRVVDTISSEPSKLTLNGPHGSYALGRLDNESLLVGSRERQPAGVLVMVNEGGENVAIASVSCDLKEVGLNHNCQLTVMQEKVDCCLNAGPSVHCTQQKGFDETIAYKLLEEQKAWMQEQRKQFSVQLREKEQKHLQALAQSWKEQRTITEKRLSDRLAHVDALAAALEEANREPESNVPQDSMRLKQMEQHFRAQLEEIRAKAIRLEQDAESQIETTRRQSKELQQQQIQLSADQQYLIDSNRALRMELEQKRARCVQMEQQLEELTASKQHYKEEWAKQTRKVHQLQQELSMARTPYFQPSAKDNRMSRQKKASGSVSQMSLTRSSAHQGAGDGCSSCNCPKDSDD encoded by the exons ATGGAACAACCTCATACGCTACATCCATTGGATGACCAACAGGAGTTGGTCATTTTCCTGCAAATCTTAAATG GCATACACTTTCAACAGGAAAAGCAGGGAAGAAAGATAGCGTTAGTCGCCTCGTTAAATAGCCAAGTGTTCGAAACGGTCAGTCGACGGCCAGTTACCCCTGGATCGGGAACCGCGGCATTTAATGCCAAACTGGTCTGGCAGTGCGATCGCTATTCTCTTAAGCTAATGAAAACGAAGAATTCGCCCATCAAGTTGGATTGCTTCGAAGTACAGCCGACAGGAGCTCGGTGTCTCATCGGCAGTGTCGTCATTCCTTTGCGCTCGGTTCCTGTCGTAACGCAGGCACGGATTAAATCGCTACAACCTCGCTGGTACAGACTAATAGGAATCGAACATGAACGGTGGCGTCGGATGAAGCCGGAAATCAATTTGTTGGTCATGGTAACAAACTATCAATATATGAACCAGTGCTCCATACGTGACGATGTGTCCACGCCGGAGATGAGCGGGGATGAAGAATCGAAAATCAGTGCACTAAACCCTGCAAGGTTTCCAAGCAACGTACGGCTGTTGGAAGAACGCGGTCTGCTACAAGTTGGTTGCTACGATAAAGCAGATGAACTTTTCGTCTTCGAAATCGAACTGAAATGTGCGCAACATTTGGAGCAGCTTTGTCCCGGTAACGATTCGTTTTGCCTACTTTACGAACTGTTTGGTGAGCATCACGTATCTACGGCTGAGCGGGTTAAAACTGGTTCCGCGGTGTTTAACATTAAGGCAAAGATTAGAATCAATCTGCGTACCTCGCTTGAAGCATTAGCAGACTACTTGGATAGTGGATTCAAGATTATGTTTTCGGTGCTTTTGAACTGTGGCCAAATACCAAACAAACCTGACAGGATCAAGTCCGCGAAAGCCATCGGAAAAGCGACCGTTGATTTCGTTGGTTTCCTGAAGAGCAACCATTTGGAAGATTTTATGGCAATTTATGCTGCCAACAACAAGACACTGGACATGGTTCGCAACGTACCTATCTTAACCGACAACACAAATCATCAAATGGAAGATAAGCCACATGAAAAAATGATAATACCATCTTTGAAGTATAAATTATCGTTGCGATACTTGGGCAATGATCGACCTATTTTAGAAGATGCGATGGAAATGCAGACCGGCACCACTGGAACAGTGAACCTAACCCCACAGTTTGAAGAAAAGCAACATACTGCTGAACACGACGCGTCCAAGGCACAATCTAGCGTGGAAGCTATAATGAAACAAGTATCCAAAGAAGCGGAACATTCAGCTGCGATTTGTCAACCCTCAACGCCACAATCCCCTCGTGAGAAATGTGtagaagaacagaaaaaagtgAATATTGAAACTATTCTAATGACAACCGAGCAAGATTTACGCGATATTAGACGCACCTTTGCCTTTCTAGTGCGTGTCGGGACGGTGAAGTTCACCTCCTCGCCATCACCCGGTATGTGGCAGTTAGCTTTGCAGCACCCAAAAGCGGACACGCCGTTCACGAAAATTACGCTAGAGTTACTGCCCGATAACGCTGTTCATGAGGATCGTATCGAGTTTGGCGATGTCACGCTAGAACTGCTCTTTTCGACACTTCCCGACCGAGTGGTGGATACAATTAGCAGCGAACCTTCCAAGCTGACACTCAACGGTCCTCACGGTTCATACGCCTTGGGGCGACTTGACAACGAAAGTTTACTTGTTGGATCCCGTGAACGGCAGCCGGCTGGTGTTTTAGTCATGGTTAATGAGGGCGGAGAAAATGTGGCCATCGCCTCGGTTAGTTGCGATTTAAAAGAGGTCGGCTTAAACCACAACTGCCAGCTGACTGTCATGCAGGAAAAGGTCGACTGTTGCCTTAATGCTGGTCCATCAGTTCACTGCACGCAGCAGAAAGGATTTGACGAAACTATTGCATATAAGCTGCTGGAGGAACAAAAGGCTTGGATGCAAGAGCAGCGTAAACAGTTCAGCGTACAGTTGCGAgagaaggaacaaaaacatttGCAAGCGCTGGCTCAGAGTTGGAAGGAACAGCGAACGATTACAGAAAAACGGCTTTCAGATCGTTTAGCGCATGTGGATGCCCTGGCCGCCGCCCTAGAGGAGGCTAACCGGGAACCTGAATCGAATGTCCCACAAGATTCGATGCGCTTGAAACAAATGGAACAACATTTTCGCGCACAATTAGAAGAGATTCGCGCCAAGGCGATTAGGCTCGAACAGGATGCGGAATCGCAGATCGAAACCACACGTCGGCAGAGTAAGgaattgcagcagcagcagatacAACTGAGCGCGGATCAGCAATATTTGATCGACAGCAACCGGGCACTACGAATGGAACTGGAACAGAAGCGGGCCAGATGTGTTCAGATGGAACAGCAGCTCGAAGAGTTGACCGCATCGAAACAACATTACAAGGAGGAATGGGCAAAGCAAACTCGGAAAGTGCATCAACTGCAACAGGAGCTTAGTATGGCTCGTACACCATACTTCCAACCATCTGCAAAGGACAATCGAATGTCCAGACAAAAGAAAGCATCCGGTTCAGTGAGTCAAATGTCTTTGACGAGGAGCAGTGCCCATCAGGGTGCCGGAGATGGTTGTAGCAGCTGCAACTGCCCGAAGGATTCAGACGACTAA